One Coregonus clupeaformis isolate EN_2021a chromosome 21, ASM2061545v1, whole genome shotgun sequence DNA window includes the following coding sequences:
- the LOC121534703 gene encoding leucine rich adaptor protein 1-like yields the protein MEEESVNESFPDLKELENKIGMNTPESLLRLMQGDASLCAEWSSDSPEGRDNSTSDSLTDKIRNLKLEMGCLRAADVRVLRQLVAVHEAMEAVRWLLEERGTLASRGSSLTSSQCSLAEGPGMSPCREGLSLALTSRKSPLHDANEEEELPVPDSISGHSYFDMLTNTVSSNDTDTGLTLEGRIVSHPEGTGETGTPYCGLPEERQGASDGDILGVEEQTIPSCEVLLGYDAQWCWVESQDDVTFL from the exons ATGGAAGAAGAGAGTGTGAACGAGTCATTTCCAGATTTGAAAGAGCTGGAAAATAAAATTGGGATGAATACTCCGGAGAGCCTGTTGAGGTTGATGCAGGGGGATGCTTCGCTCTGCGCTGAGTGGAGTTCCGACAGTCCGGAGGGGAGAGACAACAGCACCAGCGACAGTCTGACGGACAAGATCAGAAACTTGAAACTGGAGATG GGCTGTCTGCGTGCTGCAGACGTGCGGGTCCTGCGCCAGCTGGTGGCGGTGCATGAGGCCATGGAGGCTGTGCGCTGGCTGCTGGAGGAGCGTGGCACCCTGGCAAGCAGGGGCAGCAGCCTGACAAGCAGCCAGTGTAGCCTGGCCGAGGGGCCTGGCATGTCCCCCTGCAGAGAGGGCCTGAGTCTGGCCCTAACTAGCCGGAAGAGTCCTCTACATGACGCCAATGAAGAGGAAGAGCTGCCAGTACCAGATAGCATCTCCGGGCACAGCTACTTCGATATGCTCACCAACACCGTTTCTTCTAATGATACAGACACAGGGTTGACACTAGAGGGCAGGATTGTTAGCCATCCTGAGGGGACAGGAGAAACTGGGACACCTTACTGTGGTCTCCCAGAGGAGAGACAAGGGGCCTCTGACGGTGACATCCTGGGGGTGGAGGAACAGACCATTCCCAGTTGTGAGGTTCTGTTGGGGTATGATGCTCAGTGGTGCTGGGTGGAGTCTCAAGACGATGTGACATTTCTCTGA